The sequence CCTTGAGTAAGAGTAAACTCTATGGCTTTAGAGTCGAGAAGATTTTGAACCTGATGCTTCAACGCTTTACAATTTTCAATGCTATGTCCAGGTGccccagagtggaattcacatcTCGCATTGGCATCCCAATTAGCAGGCAACTTAGCAGGAGTGGCTAGAGTCCTCAATTGGATTAACTTCAAATCGAGGAGGTATGgcaatacttgtgcatatgtcatCGGGATCGGATCAAAAACCCTTCCAGGCGCTTTCGGTTGATATTGACGTGGAGTATACCCTCGTTGTTGATGTTGCTGAAAAGGTGCATTTGGTATAGTCACAACGGCTACTTGTTGATAAGCATGGCCCTTGCCTTGACCATAGTAAGCAGCACTAGTCTCGCCATCTCTTTTCTTGGCAAATCCATTGTATGGCTTCTTTCCACCAGCCCCAGAGGAAGAACTAGAAGCACTTGGATTTTGTGTTCTACCAGCCTTAATCCTACTTTCAATACGTTCACCAATCATGACCAAATCGGCGAAGCTCGAGGATGCAGAGCAGGCGGAGTAATATTGACCCTCCAGAGTATTGGTGAACATATCCATCGTCTTTCTTTCCAGCATGGGCGGTTGGACTCTAGCCGCCAACTCGCGCCATTTCtgcgcatattccttgaaggactCATTAGCTTTTTGGGCTAGATTCTGTAACTGAGTGCGATTTGGTGCCATGTCAACATTATACGGATACTGCTTTATGAAGGCCTCAACTAGGTCCCTCCAACTTCGGATATTAGCTCTCTCCAATCTCATGTACCACTCCAAAGATGCCCAAGTCAGGCTATCTTAGAAGAAGTGCATCAACAATCCTTCGTCCTCAGAGTACACATGCATTTTGCGATAATAAGCTCAGACATGTGTCTTAGGACAAGTATTCCCCTTGTATTTCTCGAAATCAGGTACCTTAAACGTAGGTGGCACACGGACACCAGGA is a genomic window of Vicia villosa cultivar HV-30 ecotype Madison, WI unplaced genomic scaffold, Vvil1.0 ctg.003268F_1_1, whole genome shotgun sequence containing:
- the LOC131640672 gene encoding uncharacterized protein LOC131640672; amino-acid sequence: MRLERANIRSWRDLVEAFIKQYPYNVDMAPNRTQLQNLAQKANESFKEYAQKWRELAARVQPPMLERKTMDMFTNTLEGQYYSACSASSSFADLVMIGERIESRIKAGRTQNPSASSSSSGAGGKKPYNGFAKKRDGETSAAYYGQGKGHAYQQVAVVTIPNAPFQQHQQRGYTPRQYQPKAPGRVFDPIPMTYAQVLPYLLDLKLIQLRTLATPAKLPANWDANARCEFHSGAPGHSIENCKALKHQVQNLLDSKAIEFTLTQGPNVVQNPLPPHGAHAANAIEVVEDTRLVKDVIELGSLLPLLKEELLRMGLYSGCREFCIDCMAISTVCDKVKSGVQQLIDSGYLQFERVRHPEIVENEVNLAFIPYTPAKIPIPARTPPLVITLPGPVPYNSDKAIPWNYGGEVFYQGAKYEIKLPVEK